The following are encoded together in the Acidobacteriota bacterium genome:
- a CDS encoding coproporphyrinogen III oxidase family protein has translation MANQEPATSVGKEAKTTEVGSVFVSNYPPYSFWSAEADTTIQDVLDRAPAPDAQLGLYIHIPFCRKRCKFCYFRVFTDKNASEIERYLSAVEREAAMLADQPAVQGRRPKLVYFGGGTPSFISSKHLRQLTEGLRRRFDWSEVEEFAFECEPGTLTQQKLETIRDVGVTRLSLGVENFDDRILEENGRAHVTKEIYKVLPWIRALDFPQLNIDLIAGMVGETWETWRVSVAKAIEMSPDSVTVYQMELPYNTVYSKTILDGAPTPIANWETKREWHDYAFEQLAAAGYQISSAYTMVKSDRSAGFLYRDALWHGDDLISLGVSSFGHLSGVHYQNQAAWTPYLDAVEGGALPISRTYVTNDDERFTREWILQMKLGHLETAYFKKKFGQDPLERFATPLRDLEQKGLLKIADGVVTLSREGLLKVDLLLPNFYDERFQNARYT, from the coding sequence ATGGCAAACCAGGAACCCGCCACATCCGTCGGGAAAGAAGCGAAGACCACCGAAGTCGGAAGTGTCTTCGTTTCGAACTACCCGCCGTATTCATTCTGGTCCGCGGAGGCCGACACGACGATCCAGGATGTCCTCGATCGTGCCCCCGCTCCCGATGCACAGTTGGGGCTGTACATCCATATCCCGTTCTGTCGGAAGCGCTGCAAGTTCTGCTACTTCCGCGTCTTCACCGACAAGAACGCCTCGGAGATCGAGCGATACCTATCGGCCGTTGAACGCGAGGCGGCCATGCTGGCCGATCAGCCGGCGGTTCAGGGGCGCCGCCCGAAGCTGGTCTACTTCGGCGGTGGCACTCCATCCTTCATCAGCAGCAAGCATCTCCGTCAACTCACCGAAGGGCTGAGGCGTCGATTCGACTGGTCGGAGGTCGAAGAGTTCGCCTTCGAATGCGAGCCCGGGACGCTGACCCAGCAGAAACTGGAGACCATCCGGGACGTCGGGGTGACCCGTCTTAGCCTCGGCGTGGAGAATTTCGACGATCGGATCCTTGAGGAGAATGGCCGGGCTCACGTGACGAAGGAGATCTATAAGGTCTTGCCGTGGATCCGGGCCCTCGATTTCCCACAGCTGAATATCGACCTGATCGCAGGGATGGTGGGCGAGACCTGGGAGACGTGGCGTGTCTCCGTCGCCAAGGCGATCGAGATGTCTCCGGACAGCGTCACGGTCTATCAGATGGAGTTGCCTTACAACACCGTCTACTCGAAGACCATCCTTGACGGCGCACCGACACCGATCGCCAACTGGGAGACCAAGCGCGAGTGGCACGACTACGCGTTCGAGCAGTTGGCCGCGGCCGGCTACCAGATCTCCAGCGCCTACACCATGGTCAAGAGCGATCGTTCCGCCGGTTTCCTCTACCGCGACGCGCTGTGGCACGGAGACGACCTGATAAGCCTGGGTGTCTCGTCGTTTGGACATCTGTCGGGGGTTCACTATCAGAATCAGGCCGCCTGGACGCCTTATCTCGATGCCGTCGAGGGGGGGGCGTTACCGATCTCGAGAACCTACGTCACCAATGATGACGAACGCTTCACGCGTGAGTGGATCCTGCAGATGAAGTTGGGCCACCTGGAGACCGCCTACTTCAAGAAGAAGTTCGGCCAGGATCCTCTCGAGCGATTCGCGACACCCCTCCGGGATCTGGAGCAGAAGGGCCTGCTCAAGATCGCAGACGGGGTCGTGACCCTCAGTCGCGAGGGCTTGCTGAAAGTCGACTTGCTTCTTCCAAATTTCTACGACGAGCGTTTTCAGAATGCGCGGTACACCTGA